A window of Malania oleifera isolate guangnan ecotype guangnan chromosome 2, ASM2987363v1, whole genome shotgun sequence genomic DNA:
atatatatattttattacataggaactccagccaccaaaaAGCCATTCGAATCCCCTGgtacggcaccaaacctacggatcaacgtcctccccctaggtctcgctgatcaggtaaagtccggaatacgaacacgacttctgtgcatcaATTGGAAATTCAACCAACCCGACCCTCGGGACACATCTCTATTATCATCCACAGTCCTCGttggctcacagaaaactctcaccatccacggttctCGCTGGCTTACAGAGTGAACTCTAaccatccatggtccccgctggctcacagagtaaattcttaCCATCCACAAGTACTGCTGGTTCCGTGAATGTATCTACCTAGAATTGTacccccgatgctccttcttatgtgttgatgtctttccaccgcgtCATGCTCGTGGGGGCCATGTCTCATCAATATTGCTAGAATGAGAAAGTGTCCCCTTCAATTACAAAGCTAGCTCTTCGATCTTCAACTTATGGGGCGCATCTAATAAATAAGCAAAAAAATTTTCGACAAATATTTTGATGGTACTCGTTAACTTAATTTCATGTTCCCATTGAAATTCTACTAAAATAAAGATGAGCTATCTAGGATCTTGATGGGGATCAACAATCCCCAAACATAACATTTGCTAAGATGGTGTCATATGGATACATTCGCTGGGATGGAGGCAATTGCAcacctttacaaaaaaaaaatgcataacttcatctaCAAAGGCTCAAATAACCTGATTCCAATTGGACTGGAAAGAAGACTCCCATGCCTTTCTTTGGGTACAGGGAAACACATAAAGTTCAAAGTGCGCACGAGTTGGCATCCTAATAACAGTAGTGATTCATCTAGAAATTCTGCATCACATTGACAGATGTACACCTTCACCAAATATGCATAACTTTCTCTACAAAAGTCTAAATGGAGTGGTTTAAAGCGTGTTGCAAAGAAGACTTCCGCATCTTTAATTTGGTATACGATATGTGAGCTAATTCAAAGTATTGGACATTTATAAGGCCGAAGAATGAGACTATTTGTCTTTAAATTTctacatttttgactttttggtttcactttatcattttccattcaaagttttgttatattttatttacctaTGGTTCGAGGGTGGTTCCAACATCTATATATATAGCCAGGAATGTAAGTTATTGGGGACATCAAGTATTTGGCATTGAATCAAGAGTTATTGTCTTGTGCTTAAGCTTTAAGCTTGTtccctctttgtgagtgagtggtgagagaccacaacCCTTCTCCTTTagagattgagtggtgagaggccaTGAAATTATAATTCTCCATTCTCCATCTTAACATTACACTAGCTATTGTGTGAGATTATTACCTCAACAATCAAGGGAATCAATCATAAGCCCAAGTAGCGCCGAGAATCATCATTCGGGATATCGAGCAAGGTCGACCGTGTTGTGTTCATCATTCTGAATAATTTAAGTAAGCTcatttcaaacacttccaaaataCACCctagatattcaatataatattcatcTTCCAatatcctttttaaaaaaaaataaaaattcattacaTGTCTTTGAACAAACTTCGCAGATAAACTCTTCAAagccaaaaagattttcaacacttgaatgcttgattgtgtcttattctaaggatatataatttgcatgtttaggCTTAATTCTAAGGCTTGAATCTACTATCTTTCAAGTAATTATCTTGTCCTACTTGATTAGGTCCTTAAGGACAAGTCTACATGAATCTtttaactttttgaattttccacaacTTGTAGTTTTCGCATATAGTTTATATTGTTCATTGTGGCtaattaaattctcatcttaaagtgTATCTAGTGTGTGCACATTTGTGAGAGAGTCTTTAGTAGAACTAAGGTTCCTAGAAATGTCctacatcatttggtatcagagcctaggtttggtTAGGTTGGCTGGTTTACATAGCTTGAATAATGGATTGACCCTCCTTTTCATTTTGGCCGAATGCCCCATTGGGTGTTCCTTGTGTTGGCCTAGTACCCATTAGATGGAAACTAGGTCTGGAAATGCATACCGAGGTCATAGATCTTATTATGAATGGGATAACATCCTTGATGACCTCCAAGCTATAACAAGTCTTTAGATTGAATAGGGACCTAAAAGAGGCCTTAACTAGAATTGAGAGGTTGGAAACTCAAAACCCATAAGACCCACCTCAAGGAAACATAGAGTAGCCCTTAGAAAAAGAAAGTGAAGGCCAAGAGAGGCTTCCATCTAGGGAACAACCTTTATCCCCGAGGATTCGACCTCACTCTAAGAGGACGGACTCCTCTTCCACCAAGATGACCCCCCCCCCCCGAGCTAATTATGGGAGACCCCAATATCGTGATCCTTATGACCCATACTGGGATGATGAGGAATATGACTTGGATGAATTTCAAGGTCAGAGGCCACACTATAGGGACCGACATGATCCTTACGAGGACATGACTAGGAAGGTGAAGGTAGAAGCCCCTACATTTGATGGTCAAATGAATCCCAAACTTTTTCAAGATTGGTTAGATGAGATGGATGCCTACTTTAAGTGGTATAGGATGATTGACCCTCATCGGGTCTAATTCGCTAAGATGAGATTGATTAGGCAAGAAAAACTCCATTGGATGAATGTGGAGAGGCAAGAGGCTCGCCTATGTCTTAGGACCATTAAGCATTGGGATTTGATGAAAGATAGACTCACTAAGAATTATGTGCCTATTAGCTACCAAGAGCGCCTTATGGACAAACTCTACAGCTTGCTCTAGGGTAATATAACTATTTCTGAGTATAACTATTTCTGAGTATATGACCcaattcgatgagttgtctatTAAGTGTGGAGTTGATGAGACAGAGAGCCAACAAATTGCTAGGTTCCACACTAGTTTAAGGCCTGAACCAAGGAGAGAGATGTTTCCCCATCGTATAACATCTCTTGAGCAAGCATTTAATCtagctcatgactttgagcaGATGAACAAAGGGCCAAGGGGAAGGCGGTATGGCAACCCCTTAAATGAATCATATCCTAGGAAAATCCAAGGCACTGACAAGTCTAAACAAGCATCTGCAGGACATGTCACTTCTCGTGGGAGCAACCCTACAGTCCAACAACGATTAGATAAAGGGAAAGCCCTGATGGCGGGATCCTCTCGCCAAAATTTTGGCACAAAAGTATGTTTCAAGTGCCACAAAAAGGGGCACTTTGCTAGGAAATGCCCTATTAGGAATTTAGCAATTgagagagaagaggaagaggaagaggaagaagatgatgcaCCATATGATGCTGCAAATGAAGCGGGTGAAGGTGTGCTAAGTAGTGAGGATGATGAGAATGTGCAGCTAAGTGTGATAAGACGTCTTATGGTAATGCCTAGGGGAGAGGAAGATTGGCATCATACTTCTATTTTCTACACTTATATCAAGTGTAGGAGTAAAAACTACAAGGTGATCATAGATGGTAGGAGCTGCATGAATGTGATTTCAAAGTCAACAGGTGAAAAAATTGAGATTAAAAACAAAGCCTCATCCCAACCCATACAATGTTGTATGGGTCAATGCAGCCATCATGCCAGTAAGCCATAGGTTCTTAGTCCCCAATAAGATTGGAGAGTATGAGGACCAAATTTGGTGTGACGTGCTCCCCATGAACGTTGCTCATATTCTATTTGGGAGACCTTGGCTATTTGACATGGACGTCTCACATAATGGGTAAGCCAACACCTACACTTTTAAGTGTAATGCAAGAGAATCATTTTCAGTCCACTTGAGCCCAAGAGTGAGAAAAGCAAGAAGAAAGAGGAGACGAAAGGAAAACAAGCTGGTCGATCCTTACATATTTTGAACAAGAAGGACTTTGAGTTTGAGAGTCAAGAAACTCAGGTGGTTTATGTGGTTGTTGCCAAGGAAGCCGAGCTGGAGAGTCTTGAGCAGGAGACACCTTCAGAAGTATTCCCCATACACTCTGAGTTTGAGGATGTCATTTTTTAGCCACCGAGTGAATTGCCTCCGATGAGAGATATTCAATATGCTATTGATCTTGTTCTTGGTTCATCTCTACCTAATTTTCCACATTGTAGAATGAACCCAAAGGAACATGACGAGCTAAAGAGGCAAGTAGATGAACGAAGGGAAAAGGGTTTTATTCAagagagcatgagtccatgtgCATGTCCTGCCCTTCTCACTCCCAAAAAGGATGACAACTGGAGGATGTGCAATGATAGTAGAGCTATCAACAAGATCATCGTCAAGTATCAATTTACCATACCTAGACTTGACGACATGCTTGACCAGATGGTGGGacccaaaatattttccaagatagaTCTTAAAAGTGGATACCATCATATTAGAATTCGACCAGGGGATGAGTGGAAAATAGCTTTCAAGACAAAGGATGGGTTATATGAGTGGTTAGTGATTCC
This region includes:
- the LOC131148171 gene encoding uncharacterized protein LOC131148171, encoding MTQFDELSIKCGVDETESQQIARFHTSLRPEPRREMFPHRITSLEQAFNLAHDFEQMNKGPRGRRYGNPLNESYPRKIQGTDKSKQASAGHVTSRGSNPTVQQRLDKGKALMAGSSRQNFGTKVCFKCHKKGHFARKCPIRNLAIEREEEEEEEEDDAPYDAANEAGEGVLSSEDDENVQLSVIRRLMVMPRGEEDWHHTSIFYTYIKCRSKNYKVIIDAIMPVSHRFLVPNKIGEYEDQIWCDVLPMNVAHILFGRPWLFDMDVSHNGPLEPKSEKSKKKEETKGKQAGRSLHILNKKDFEFESQETQVVYVVVAKEAELESLEQETPSEPPSELPPMRDIQYAIDLVLGSSLPNFPHCRMNPKEHDELKRQVDERREKGFIQESMSPCACPALLTPKKDDNWRMCNDSRAINKIIVKYQFTIPRLDDMLDQMVGPKIFSKIDLKSGYHHIRIRPGDEWKIAFKTKDGLYEWLVIPLA